In the Burkholderia contaminans genome, TGATTGGTTGTTGTGGGGCGGCTGAGGCCGCCCCTTGTTTGTCGGCATTCGGCCATTTTGAAACACTCGACGCCGCCGATTGAACTGTCGACAATCATCTTTCCCGGACACGCATCGATCAATCAGCATGAGCGCAATCAAACTGTTGAGGCCTACGACAGCTTTGCTGCCGAGCTACGTTTCAGCGCTCGAGGCCGGATGGTCGCCCGACAATGTCCGCAAGGAGATCGCTGCGCGCGAACAATTGGATGCGATTGACGCCAATGCCGAGCAATTCGTGGACGGACTGGACGATCCAGCTGCATCGGGCGGCCCGATTCCGTTACCCGATGGCTCGACTGTCGCGCGACTCCCGAGCATTGTCCGCTGGATATGGGACGGTGATTTCAGCGGTGCAATCGGATTGCGTTGGCAGGTCGGAACCGCCGAATTGCCATCCTACGTACCCGGACATATCGGCTTCTCGGTTGTGCCGTGGAAGCGGGGCAACGGCTACGCCACGCAGGCGCTCGATTTGATGCTGGGCGAAGCAAAGGGACAAGGTCTGCCCTATGTCGAACTGACCGTCGATCCGGAGAATATCGCGTCGCAGAAGGTAATCGCTGCGTGCAATGGTGTATTGATCGAGCGCTTCAGAAAGCCGGCAGCCTACGGATCCGCCGAGACGCTTCGCTATCGCATTCAGTTGAACGACTGAGCAAGCTGTCGGAGGCTGTTCGGCCAGTTTGAGACATTCGCCCGGACCACGTGAATCGCTCGATCTCTGGGGGGGGCATTGACGGCCACTTCGTAGAACGGCACTATGGTCGGCATGAACTTCAACGCGCTCCAGTCCATGATGTGCACCATGACTGCCTATGGCGAGTCGTGGGAGACGTGACGTTCATACATCGCACACACATTTCCTCTACGGCCCCGCCATCATGACGGGGCCGTGTCTTTTCAATCGCTCCGGATTGCATTGGTTCAAACAGGAGTGGTTGCATGCATGACAGAACAAGTGTTTCCGTCCGTCGAGCCTTTGCAGGCGTGCCGACTCGATTGCTCGAGCCGAGGGGCGTGACATGCTGACGATACGAAAGGCGGGTCGCGATGACGTCGTCGACGCATGGGATATACGTAAAACCTCAGTACATGCTGCATGCGCTGGGTATTATCCGGATGCCGCTCTTTCGGGATGGGTCGATGGTGTGCCCACCGATAAATGGGCGGGCATTGTCGAACGCGATTTCTACGTTGCCGTCGATGAAGGACGGGTTGTCGGCACAGGTATGCTTACCGTCGAGAACGGGCAGATCGACGCACTCTTCGTCCGTCCGTCCCACATGGGGCGTGGCATTGGCCGCAAGATGCTGCGCTTTCTGGAAGCATTGGCCACCGAACATGGCGTGGTCGAAATGCACCTCGATGCAACGCTGAATGCAGCGCCGTTCTATCGCAGTTGTGGTTGGACGGGCGACGCGGTTTCGGTATATCGGACGACGCGTGGATTGGAATTGGCGTGCGTACCGATGAGTAAGTGCATCGCCCTCGCGTAGGTTGCATTTCGTGCCGCGTGCGCGTGCGCTTGCGGGCAGGAGCAGATGATCGCTACTGATCGCTCTCGATGACCATGGACCTGCCTACCACGAAATGTCTCCGAGGCCTTATGGGCACGACATCCGATCATCTGTGTGATGAGCCCGTCGAACGTACGATCTTCGTCGCCGCGCCCATCGAGATCCTGGCGGCCAGCCTTGCCGAGCCGTCGCGGATGGCCGAGTGGATGGGCGACGACGCCATGCCGGTGTCTGTCGAGCATGAGGGACGCGCGGGCGGCTTGATCGTTGTACGCGGGCGGCAGCACGTGCCGTTCGAGAATCGTGGCCGCATTGTGCGCTGGGATCCGCCGCGGCGTTTCAGCTGGACGCACCTGAGCACACTGTCAAACCTGCCGGACGAGCCGGCCAGCTACACGACGCTGGATTTCGCGCTGGAGCCCGCTTGCAGCGGCACGACGCTCTCGTTCACGATGCACGGCTTCCCGACGCTCGTCATCCGCAAGCATCTGGTGCTCTACTGGGCGGTGACGCTGGACGTCATCCGGCGCCATGCGGAGGGCTACGCTTGATCCGAGACGAACCTGCGTCATTGAATGCGAAGAAACATACCGGCTTTCTCGGGAAGTAGCGACGGCTGGAAGCCATCGCGCTCGTAGAGCGTCGGCGTCCCGTGATCCGCCATCAGACTGACATGGGCAGTCGGCGGCGCATTCTCGTGAATGTAGTTGATCAGTGCTCGCATGACCAACTTAGTCGACGAACGGCAGCCGCTCGGCACCGCGCCAGATCTGGCTGTCGACGATTTCGTCGACCATCGCGAGAACCATCCGCTTGCCTTCAAGCACCGCTTGCGAATGCGAGCGCGCCGCATTTTCGCAGAGCGCCCAGGTGAGATAGGCGCCCCGGATCGGACTCCACGAGATTGATTCTTCCCAGAACGCGTTGCCGCTGACCGCGCAACATGGCGTCACGGTATCCGCGATTCCCCGCCGTGCGAGGTCCATCGACAGATGCATTGCATCGAGTTCGAACAGGATGTCGAGTTCGACATTGCGACGGACCATCGCGTGCTCGATGGTCGAGCGGATGACATTCTGTTTTCCCGCCAGCGCGAGTTTGCGATCCCTGAGACGCGACAGCGGCACCGCTTTGTCGGGCCTCAAGCCGGCATCCTTGGCACTCACGAGAATGAGCGGCTCCCGAACGAGTGGGGTATGGACATAGCCCTGCGGCGGCGACGCTTCGAACGGGACGATGGCGAGGTCCAGCATGCCGGCATGCATGACGTCACGAAGCTCGTGGCTCACGCCCTCGTGAACACGAAGCCTCACGCGTGGATAGTCGGCGACCAGGCGCGCCACGAAGTTCGATGTGAACAGATTGCGCCAGGAAGGCGCAATGCCTATCGCCAACTGGCCTGCCGCGCGGTCGCCCACCTGCTCGACCAACGAAGTCAACTGACGAAGAATGGGCCGCGCGCGCTCCATCAGCAGCGTGCCGGCCTCGGTGAGCTGAACGCCGCCCTGCGTTCGCGTAAAAAGCTTCGCGCGAAGTTGATGCTCGAGCAGCGCGATGTGGCGCGATAGCGCTGGCTGGGAGAGCCGCAAGTCAGTTGCGGCCTTGTTGATACTGCCGAGTTCGGCAACACGCAAGAAGTACTCGATAAGGCGAGAGTCCACTGGCGCCTCCGTGCATTCCGGTTGGGTCTATTGCACAAGCAGGGCAAGCATAACGCCATTATTCGGTATCTGGATAACAGCCATAAAACATCCGCATTATCGGGATAACGATGCGCTCGGTAGCATTGAAGTCATCGCATACGAGGTCGTCGACCGTAACGGTCCCAGGGCAGCGCCGTACAGGGAGCATTTCATGAGCCGGTGCCCGGGCGGCAAGGCGGCCACGACCGGCGGATTCGTGAGACAGGAGGGCGCAAAGTGACTGCGACAACCACGGCCCCTACCCGGTGGAGCGCGCATCGCGGGTGGGTCGCGCTCGCCGTCGGCTACCAATGGTTCTACAACGGGGCCAATTTCCTGGCTTTCAAGGTGGCCGGGAACGCGTGGCATCCGCTGATGGTGGCGACATTGCGCTTCTCGCTCGCGGCGCTGGTCGTTCTGCCTTTCGCGCTGGCGCGCTGGCGCCGGTCGCCTGCGTCGGTCCGCGAGTCGGGTGGGGCGGCGTTGATTGGCGTCACCATGCTGGTGGCCAGTCAGGCACTCGCGATCTGGGGGACGCATTTTTTGCCGGCAGGGGTGGCCGCGGTATTCGGTTCGTCTTCGCCGCTCTTTCTGGCGGTGTTCGCATGGGCCGTGTTTCACCAGCCGCTGGCCGGCCGTCAGATCGCCGGGGTCGCCGTCGGCTTTGCCGGTCTCGCGCTGATGGGCTGTACGTCGGCTGCCGGCGGCGGCTTCCGGCCGATGGGCGCGGTGCTTGCGCTTACCGCGACTGCGGCCTGGGCAGTCGGATCGTTGCTTGCGCCGCGGCTGGCGTTGCCTCGCGATCCCGTGATCAGCCTCGCGATACAACTGATATCGGCCGGCGCGCTGCTCGGCGCGATCGTCGCCGTGTCGGGAATCGCTGCCACGACGCACCTTGCGCGCGTACCGCCAGCGGCGTGGGCCGCGCTCGCGTTCCTCGTCGTGGCGAGCACGCTGATCGGCTACGCCGTGTTCCTGACGCTCAACGCTCAGGTCTCGACGACGCTCGCCAACACCTTCAACTATGCCGCGCCGGTGATCGCGCTATGTCTCTCCGCACTTGTGCTGCACGAGCCGTTGACGTTCGTGAAGCTGATTTCCGGCGGCATCGCGTTGGTGGGGGTGGCGCTGATGATCGATCGCAAGTAGCCCGGCGAACGGCTGGCTTTTCACCTTCAGCAGACCGCTGAAATCGACTGGAGTCCTGAATCATGACGGAAACATCTCGACACCCGCTGGTATCACGCACGTTCAACATGACTGGTCGGTCGACGCACTATCTCGAGAGTGGGCCGGCCGAGGGACCGCTGATGTTCTTTCTGCACGGCTGGCCGAGCATCAGTTTGATGTGGCGCGCCCAAATGGAAGCCTTCGCCGCTGACGGCTGGCGCTGCGTTGCGCCGGACTTGCGCGGCTACGGTGGTTCCTTTGCGCCCGAAGCCACCGACGCCTACACCATCGAGGCCGTCGTGACGGACATGAACGAGCTGCACGACCACCTCGGCGGCGCGCCTGCGATCTGGGTCGGGCACGACTGGGGAAGTGTCGTGGCCGCAGAATTGTCCGCGCATGAACCCGAGCGTAGCCGTGGTGTGGTGCTGACTTCGCTGGCCTATCAACCCGATGGGCACGCGCTGAGCACGGTCGTTCCACTGGTCGACCGGGCGATTTATCCCGCCGACGCGTATCCCGATGGTCAGTGGGATTACTACCGTTACTACATGACGCATTTCGAAGCGGCGGTCGCGGACCTGGATGCGGACCGGACGGCATCGCTGGCGT is a window encoding:
- a CDS encoding LysR family transcriptional regulator; protein product: MDSRLIEYFLRVAELGSINKAATDLRLSQPALSRHIALLEHQLRAKLFTRTQGGVQLTEAGTLLMERARPILRQLTSLVEQVGDRAAGQLAIGIAPSWRNLFTSNFVARLVADYPRVRLRVHEGVSHELRDVMHAGMLDLAIVPFEASPPQGYVHTPLVREPLILVSAKDAGLRPDKAVPLSRLRDRKLALAGKQNVIRSTIEHAMVRRNVELDILFELDAMHLSMDLARRGIADTVTPCCAVSGNAFWEESISWSPIRGAYLTWALCENAARSHSQAVLEGKRMVLAMVDEIVDSQIWRGAERLPFVD
- a CDS encoding DMT family transporter produces the protein MTATTTAPTRWSAHRGWVALAVGYQWFYNGANFLAFKVAGNAWHPLMVATLRFSLAALVVLPFALARWRRSPASVRESGGAALIGVTMLVASQALAIWGTHFLPAGVAAVFGSSSPLFLAVFAWAVFHQPLAGRQIAGVAVGFAGLALMGCTSAAGGGFRPMGAVLALTATAAWAVGSLLAPRLALPRDPVISLAIQLISAGALLGAIVAVSGIAATTHLARVPPAAWAALAFLVVASTLIGYAVFLTLNAQVSTTLANTFNYAAPVIALCLSALVLHEPLTFVKLISGGIALVGVALMIDRK
- a CDS encoding GNAT family N-acetyltransferase, coding for MLTIRKAGRDDVVDAWDIRKTSVHAACAGYYPDAALSGWVDGVPTDKWAGIVERDFYVAVDEGRVVGTGMLTVENGQIDALFVRPSHMGRGIGRKMLRFLEALATEHGVVEMHLDATLNAAPFYRSCGWTGDAVSVYRTTRGLELACVPMSKCIALA
- a CDS encoding SRPBCC family protein gives rise to the protein MGTTSDHLCDEPVERTIFVAAPIEILAASLAEPSRMAEWMGDDAMPVSVEHEGRAGGLIVVRGRQHVPFENRGRIVRWDPPRRFSWTHLSTLSNLPDEPASYTTLDFALEPACSGTTLSFTMHGFPTLVIRKHLVLYWAVTLDVIRRHAEGYA
- a CDS encoding alpha/beta hydrolase; this encodes MTETSRHPLVSRTFNMTGRSTHYLESGPAEGPLMFFLHGWPSISLMWRAQMEAFAADGWRCVAPDLRGYGGSFAPEATDAYTIEAVVTDMNELHDHLGGAPAIWVGHDWGSVVAAELSAHEPERSRGVVLTSLAYQPDGHALSTVVPLVDRAIYPADAYPDGQWDYYRYYMTHFEAAVADLDADRTASLASIFRSGNPGGIGKVSPNALVTRNGGRFGAAHRAPPTRPDPALWPPADFEALVASFNTHGFRPACAWYLNDEANIAYARHAPDGGRLSQPVLFVNGEFDQICSITGNRQGDPMRAACADLTVATMPAGHWLPLECKAQHIEVLHAWLRSRNL
- a CDS encoding GNAT family N-acetyltransferase — its product is MSAIKLLRPTTALLPSYVSALEAGWSPDNVRKEIAAREQLDAIDANAEQFVDGLDDPAASGGPIPLPDGSTVARLPSIVRWIWDGDFSGAIGLRWQVGTAELPSYVPGHIGFSVVPWKRGNGYATQALDLMLGEAKGQGLPYVELTVDPENIASQKVIAACNGVLIERFRKPAAYGSAETLRYRIQLND